One stretch of Paenibacillus sp. AN1007 DNA includes these proteins:
- a CDS encoding 1,4-dihydroxy-6-naphthoate synthase yields the protein MNIAFSPCPNDTFIFHAWVHGLIPGAPELKVRYADIDITNGLAASPVGPEIPEVMKISYAALPYVLENYALLPAGGALGRGCGPLVLTANDTTDPAYLSGRRVAVPSERSTAYLLFRLWAAQNVPGGVGEIVVMPFDKIMPAVRDGQIDAGLVIHEARFTYQNYNLQLMTDLGSWWENDTGLPIPLGAIIARRDLDAHALADWARASVEYAWAHPEESKSYVMEHAQEMDPEVAAQHIDLYVNEFSANLGEDGYAAITALLGRAMKEKLVPEFDLNLLRI from the coding sequence ATGAATATTGCTTTTTCCCCTTGTCCTAACGATACATTCATCTTCCACGCATGGGTGCACGGATTAATTCCTGGCGCGCCTGAACTTAAGGTTCGATATGCGGATATTGACATTACTAACGGCCTTGCTGCGAGCCCTGTCGGACCGGAGATTCCGGAAGTGATGAAAATCTCTTATGCAGCGCTGCCTTATGTGCTGGAAAACTATGCTTTGTTACCTGCTGGCGGTGCTCTTGGTAGAGGCTGCGGTCCATTGGTTTTGACAGCTAATGATACAACCGATCCAGCATACCTGTCTGGACGACGGGTTGCCGTACCAAGTGAGCGTTCTACAGCCTATCTCCTATTCCGTCTATGGGCCGCGCAAAATGTACCTGGCGGTGTCGGGGAAATTGTGGTCATGCCCTTTGACAAAATAATGCCTGCCGTTCGCGACGGTCAGATTGATGCCGGACTGGTCATTCATGAAGCACGCTTTACGTACCAGAACTATAACCTGCAGCTGATGACAGACCTTGGCAGCTGGTGGGAAAATGACACGGGCTTACCGATTCCACTGGGTGCGATCATTGCACGCCGTGATCTGGACGCTCATGCACTCGCTGATTGGGCCCGTGCTTCTGTGGAGTATGCTTGGGCGCATCCAGAGGAGTCGAAATCCTACGTCATGGAACACGCACAGGAAATGGATCCGGAGGTGGCTGCTCAACATATCGATCTGTATGTCAATGAATTCAGTGCCAATCTGGGCGAAGACGGATATGCCGCCATTACTGCACTGCTGGGGCGTGCGATGAAAGAAAAACTGGTTCCCGAGTTCGACCTGAACCTGTTACGGATCTGA